A part of Halorientalis sp. LT38 genomic DNA contains:
- a CDS encoding Gfo/Idh/MocA family protein → MSLRTAVVGGGTISDNHLDGLDSMPLTTLAAFCDVDEDRVREVAAEYGIPGYTDMETMLAEADLDWVHLCTPVGTHLELATAAIEAGVPVLIQKPITETVAEYEQLAETAREHGVHVAAVHNHDFDPAMRELTTALNHGAVGEVRTVEVTYTGQTYPDSVRRGDWAFELPGGEFEEGLPHPLYMLLRTGGYPTDREDVQVITHLRGEYDRPFTYDGAKLQYKSREDVLCSATLTPGNVPDKHVTVHGEDGVLIADLISQTLVTLDRDYQASPIARARNNLDRAVDRIAGNVKNVKSVVEQRRNDDWATRTEMDAHAYQFEAEALALTGDREPPVPLEEAGWTIRLMEAIRDAADAEVEVAQDVSATD, encoded by the coding sequence ATGTCGTTACGCACTGCCGTCGTCGGCGGCGGGACGATCTCCGACAACCACCTCGACGGGCTCGACTCGATGCCGTTGACGACGCTCGCGGCCTTCTGCGACGTCGACGAGGACCGCGTCAGAGAGGTCGCCGCCGAGTACGGGATCCCGGGCTACACCGATATGGAGACGATGCTGGCCGAGGCGGACCTCGACTGGGTCCACCTCTGCACGCCGGTCGGGACCCACCTCGAACTCGCCACAGCGGCCATCGAGGCCGGCGTCCCGGTCCTGATCCAGAAGCCGATCACCGAGACGGTCGCGGAGTACGAGCAACTCGCCGAGACCGCCCGCGAACACGGCGTCCACGTGGCGGCCGTCCACAACCACGACTTCGACCCCGCGATGCGAGAGCTGACGACCGCGCTGAACCACGGCGCAGTCGGCGAGGTTCGCACCGTCGAGGTCACCTACACCGGCCAGACCTACCCCGACTCGGTCCGCCGGGGCGACTGGGCCTTCGAGCTGCCCGGCGGGGAGTTCGAGGAGGGGCTGCCACACCCGCTGTACATGCTGCTCCGGACCGGCGGCTACCCGACCGACCGCGAGGACGTCCAGGTGATCACCCACCTCCGCGGCGAGTACGACCGCCCGTTCACCTACGACGGCGCGAAACTCCAGTACAAGAGCCGGGAGGACGTGCTCTGTAGCGCGACGCTCACGCCCGGCAACGTCCCGGACAAGCACGTCACCGTCCACGGCGAGGACGGCGTCCTGATCGCCGACCTGATCTCCCAGACGCTCGTGACCCTGGATCGAGACTATCAGGCCTCGCCGATCGCCCGGGCCCGGAACAACCTCGACCGCGCGGTCGACCGGATCGCCGGCAACGTCAAGAACGTCAAGTCGGTCGTCGAGCAGCGCCGGAACGACGACTGGGCGACCCGGACGGAGATGGACGCCCACGCCTACCAGTTCGAGGCCGAGGCCCTCGCGCTCACCGGGGACCGCGAACCGCCGGTCCCCCTCGAAGAGGCCGGCTGGACCATCCGGCTGATGGAAGCGATCCGCGACGCGGCCGACGCGGAGGTCGAGGTCGCACAGGACGTCTCGGCCACGGACTGA
- a CDS encoding acyltransferase produces MVNEPLIGQDCEIAPSAELLAPDEGQDPPRIGAGGTIRAGTIVYPDVDIGRNFATGHNALVREDTIVGDDVVLGTNAVLDGTCTVGDGVSMQTGVYVPPETTVGDGVFLGPHAVLTNDPYPLRTDVGLTGPTIEAHASVGANATVLPDVTVGERAFVAAGAVVTDDVPPETLAAGVPAEHHSLPEQLQGENDA; encoded by the coding sequence ATCGTGAACGAGCCACTGATCGGTCAGGACTGCGAGATCGCACCGTCGGCCGAACTACTCGCCCCCGACGAGGGGCAGGACCCGCCGCGGATCGGCGCGGGGGGAACCATCCGGGCGGGGACGATCGTCTACCCCGACGTCGATATCGGCCGGAACTTCGCGACGGGGCACAACGCCCTCGTCCGGGAGGACACCATCGTCGGGGACGACGTGGTCCTCGGGACCAACGCCGTCCTCGACGGCACCTGCACTGTCGGCGACGGCGTGAGCATGCAGACGGGGGTGTACGTCCCGCCGGAGACCACCGTCGGCGACGGCGTCTTCCTGGGGCCCCACGCCGTGCTCACGAACGACCCCTACCCGCTCCGGACGGACGTGGGACTGACGGGACCGACCATCGAGGCCCACGCCTCCGTCGGGGCGAACGCCACCGTGTTGCCCGACGTGACCGTCGGCGAACGCGCCTTCGTCGCGGCCGGCGCGGTCGTCACCGACGACGTGCCGCCCGAGACGCTGGCGGCCGGCGTCCCGGCCGAGCACCACTCGCTCCCCGAGCAGTTGCAGGGCGAGAACGACGCCTGA
- a CDS encoding polysaccharide deacetylase family protein, with translation MGTVVLSIDAELGWGFHDFAEPPRDRLASARQGWQALVDLCAEYRVPATWAVVGHLFLDDCDGRHRDHPAPPGWFDHERGPDRMSRSLRFADGLIDRIDESDVEHEIGIHTFSHVEMGAPETTATQADAELSAAVDAARVHGVEPRSFVFPRNNVGHLQALSDNGITCFRGTKPTDDPRADGAGAVDKVARATVSDAGPPLVRARRNSLGLVNVPASLYLFGFEGVARSVAEPFVGDPVAVQARRGIDDAAAADGIFHMWLHPNNLVAPRDVRRLRSIFEHLARVRARTDLQVRTMGEIAADVLADTAPKRVATDGSDPA, from the coding sequence ATGGGGACCGTCGTTCTCTCCATCGACGCCGAACTCGGCTGGGGGTTCCACGACTTCGCGGAGCCGCCCCGGGACCGCCTCGCGAGCGCGCGCCAGGGGTGGCAGGCGCTGGTCGACCTCTGTGCCGAATACCGCGTGCCCGCGACCTGGGCCGTCGTCGGCCACCTCTTCCTCGACGACTGTGACGGCCGGCACCGCGACCACCCCGCCCCGCCCGGCTGGTTCGATCACGAGCGCGGCCCCGACCGGATGTCCCGATCGCTGCGCTTCGCCGACGGGCTGATCGACCGGATCGACGAATCCGACGTCGAGCACGAGATCGGGATCCACACGTTCTCGCACGTCGAGATGGGGGCGCCCGAGACCACGGCGACCCAGGCCGACGCGGAGCTGTCGGCGGCCGTCGACGCCGCCCGCGTGCACGGCGTCGAGCCACGCTCGTTCGTCTTCCCGCGCAACAACGTCGGGCACCTGCAGGCGCTCTCCGACAACGGCATCACCTGCTTCAGGGGCACCAAACCGACCGACGACCCCCGGGCCGACGGCGCGGGGGCCGTGGACAAAGTCGCCCGCGCGACCGTCAGCGACGCCGGCCCGCCGCTGGTCCGCGCGCGGCGCAACTCGCTCGGCCTGGTCAACGTCCCGGCGTCGCTGTACCTGTTCGGGTTCGAGGGCGTCGCCCGCTCGGTGGCCGAACCGTTCGTCGGCGACCCCGTCGCGGTCCAGGCCAGACGCGGCATCGACGACGCGGCGGCGGCCGACGGGATCTTTCACATGTGGCTGCACCCGAACAACCTCGTCGCACCGCGGGACGTCCGGCGGCTCCGATCGATCTTCGAACACCTCGCCCGGGTCCGGGCTCGCACGGACCTGCAGGTCCGGACGATGGGCGAGATCGCGGCGGACGTCCTCGCGGATACGGCGCCGAAGCGAGTGGCCACCGACGGTTCCGATCCGGCCTAG
- a CDS encoding GNAT family N-acetyltransferase, which translates to MSQQLDPTDLATESDPVIDHEAEGETYAIRRMEPGDVESYLELFRNTELEEGGSREWFAWKFEDQPYMVHTPVFVAEHEGEVVGARPFVPFRLRVGPRTMLGLQTADTVVHPDHRSRGLFSRMNDLAFAYYRQRDPDVLFSIPNARSRPGYLDIGAKTVGPIRTWLRIERPSAFLEAKFGDRTPDRAGSVLDGLSDGYHRLRDRRHNGHDRTDISVERRASVPSETLAEIAAAPQPDVIHVRRDEAFYDWRFDNPCWEYDSYVARRDGEPVAGLVAGTRRIGDRVQTKVADVVPLAGEERLPAVAALFERLLRTHPDSDAFAVAGSGLPDSLLRSFGFRPDDGLVLSPLSNPTVLITMPLTAGDVPDPWTVEGRDLADPESWDLPFCEHNTG; encoded by the coding sequence ATGAGCCAGCAACTCGACCCCACCGACCTGGCGACCGAGTCCGACCCCGTGATCGACCACGAGGCCGAGGGAGAGACCTACGCGATCCGCCGGATGGAACCCGGCGACGTCGAGAGCTACCTCGAACTGTTCAGGAACACGGAACTCGAGGAGGGCGGCAGCCGCGAGTGGTTCGCCTGGAAGTTCGAGGACCAGCCCTACATGGTCCACACGCCCGTCTTCGTGGCCGAACACGAGGGCGAGGTGGTCGGCGCGCGGCCGTTCGTGCCCTTCCGCCTCCGGGTCGGCCCGCGGACGATGCTGGGCCTGCAGACGGCCGACACCGTCGTCCACCCGGACCACCGGAGTCGGGGCCTGTTCTCCCGGATGAACGACCTCGCTTTCGCCTATTACCGCCAGCGCGATCCCGACGTGCTGTTCTCGATCCCGAACGCGCGCTCCCGGCCCGGCTACCTGGACATCGGCGCGAAGACGGTCGGCCCGATCCGGACCTGGCTCCGCATCGAGCGCCCCTCCGCGTTCCTCGAAGCGAAGTTCGGCGACAGGACCCCCGACCGCGCCGGCTCGGTGCTCGACGGGCTCAGCGACGGCTACCACCGGCTCCGCGACCGCCGGCACAACGGCCACGACCGGACCGACATCTCGGTCGAGCGGCGGGCGTCGGTGCCGAGCGAGACGCTGGCGGAGATCGCGGCCGCACCCCAGCCGGACGTGATCCACGTCCGTCGCGACGAGGCGTTCTACGACTGGCGCTTCGACAATCCCTGCTGGGAGTACGACAGCTACGTCGCTCGACGCGACGGCGAGCCCGTCGCCGGACTGGTCGCGGGGACGCGTCGGATCGGCGATCGCGTTCAGACCAAAGTCGCCGACGTGGTGCCGCTGGCGGGCGAGGAGCGACTGCCCGCGGTCGCGGCGCTGTTCGAGCGGCTGCTCCGGACCCACCCCGACTCCGACGCGTTCGCGGTCGCGGGCTCGGGCCTGCCCGACTCCCTGCTTCGCTCCTTCGGCTTCCGGCCCGACGACGGGCTGGTGCTGTCACCGCTCTCGAACCCGACGGTGCTGATCACGATGCCGCTGACCGCCGGCGACGTCCCCGACCCGTGGACGGTCGAGGGTCGGGACCTGGCCGACCCCGAGAGCTGGGACCTGCCCTTCTGCGAGCACAACACCGGCTAG
- the aglF gene encoding UTP--glucose-1-phosphate uridylyltransferase AglF: MKAVVLAAGEGTRLRPLTEDKPKGMVEIDGRPILTHCFDRLVELDADELLVVVGYRKENIISYYGDEYRGVPITYAHQRQQQGLAHALLTVEEEIDDDFMLMMGDNVFEANLRDAVRRQQEDRADAAFLVEEVPREEASRYGVCDTNDYGEIVEVVEKPDEPPSNLVMTGFYTFTPAIFHACHLVQPSDRGEFEITDAVNLLLQSGRTIDAIPLEGWRLDIGYPEDRDEAEKRLQEAQPEITG; the protein is encoded by the coding sequence ATGAAAGCCGTCGTACTCGCGGCCGGCGAAGGGACGCGCCTGCGCCCGCTCACCGAAGACAAGCCCAAGGGCATGGTCGAGATCGACGGGCGGCCGATCCTCACCCACTGCTTCGATCGCCTGGTCGAACTGGACGCCGACGAACTGCTCGTCGTCGTCGGCTACCGCAAGGAGAATATCATCAGCTACTACGGCGACGAGTACCGGGGCGTGCCGATCACCTACGCCCACCAGCGCCAGCAGCAGGGCCTCGCACACGCCCTGCTGACCGTCGAGGAGGAGATCGACGACGACTTCATGCTGATGATGGGCGACAACGTCTTCGAGGCCAACCTCCGCGACGCCGTCCGTCGCCAGCAGGAGGACCGCGCCGACGCCGCCTTCCTCGTCGAGGAGGTGCCCCGCGAAGAGGCGAGTCGCTACGGGGTCTGTGACACCAACGACTACGGCGAGATCGTCGAGGTCGTCGAGAAGCCCGACGAACCCCCGTCGAACCTGGTGATGACCGGATTCTACACCTTCACGCCGGCCATCTTCCACGCCTGCCACCTCGTCCAGCCCTCGGATCGGGGCGAGTTCGAGATCACCGACGCGGTGAACCTCCTGCTCCAGAGCGGCCGGACCATCGACGCCATCCCGCTGGAGGGGTGGCGCCTCGACATCGGCTACCCCGAGGACCGCGACGAGGCCGAGAAGCGGCTCCAGGAGGCCCAGCCCGAGATCACCGGGTGA
- a CDS encoding 3-keto-5-aminohexanoate cleavage protein, whose translation MSYQHYLDQRKLILTVATTGGVHGKDANPNLPEQPDEIARQVRECEKLGAAIVHVHGRDERGENDPERLQAVNDAIREECDDIVIQNTTGGQSPYENRVAGIRTDPPPEMASLDMGPFNRGQHIITEHTRHNIESLAREMKEKGVKPELEVFNNGHLNETYRLIEKDILDPPYYINVILGPGTFTIPTPENLLNMVNNLPEESHFNVLATGPHQLPLTTMGAILGGHVRVGMEDNLYYDRGEPAQSNAQLVERSVEIIERMGRDLATPDEARDILGIE comes from the coding sequence ATGAGTTACCAGCACTACCTCGATCAGCGAAAACTGATCCTGACCGTGGCGACGACCGGCGGGGTCCACGGGAAAGACGCGAACCCGAACCTCCCAGAACAACCCGACGAAATCGCGCGGCAGGTCCGCGAGTGCGAGAAGCTCGGGGCCGCCATCGTCCACGTTCACGGCCGGGACGAACGCGGCGAGAACGACCCGGAACGCCTCCAGGCGGTCAACGACGCCATCCGCGAGGAGTGCGACGACATCGTCATCCAGAACACCACCGGCGGGCAGAGCCCCTACGAGAACCGCGTGGCCGGCATCCGGACGGACCCGCCGCCGGAGATGGCCAGCCTCGACATGGGGCCCTTCAACCGCGGCCAGCACATCATCACCGAGCACACGCGCCACAACATCGAGTCGCTGGCCCGCGAGATGAAGGAGAAAGGCGTCAAACCCGAACTCGAGGTGTTCAACAACGGCCACCTCAACGAGACCTACCGCCTGATCGAGAAGGACATCCTCGATCCGCCGTACTACATCAACGTCATCCTCGGGCCGGGCACGTTCACGATCCCGACCCCGGAGAACCTCCTCAACATGGTCAACAACCTGCCCGAGGAGAGTCACTTCAACGTCCTCGCGACCGGGCCCCACCAGCTCCCGCTCACGACGATGGGCGCCATCCTCGGCGGGCACGTCCGCGTCGGGATGGAGGACAACCTCTACTACGACCGAGGCGAACCGGCCCAGAGCAACGCCCAGCTCGTCGAACGCTCCGTCGAGATCATCGAGCGCATGGGCCGGGACCTCGCGACGCCCGACGAGGCCCGCGACATCCTCGGCATCGAGTGA
- a CDS encoding right-handed parallel beta-helix repeat-containing protein: MARRQEESESRKERLIERRSLLKAVGGTAAAVGATSFLGSAGAQETGGSAVDFTDTTVDLGKQGLSNGDLIDPYLDEHLSSGTEVRIPAGEYEFEGEGLGGSYENAALVGSTDGVVFNRPAPEELVRPDVTAESGTVRLENITLKGKKGQEQSRWRVGANEGARMELVNVNMPDGTVDGSDSTGIYAGDDHAGTLWVRNCYFSMFGNVACYVSDPYKGGNGAVIVENCDFVNTGMSAVRLGPDGSVVRDCYFEATEKAPGGNTGWNQRGIKIGDPGSDITIENCDFNWSDTGAMAVKFDEDGQDGGGVLRNLRVANDGGTTFSVEWDIEGNWSGENIHLTGDADHYAPDHFETVTGSNAESPNTDYSIWKPIGENVEPSGPGAGAGSGSDDGGSDSEDGSDAEQEPLEHSIVLQASEDNPDTNCNARFTTTGPIQFADEAEPNTDEITENEDGTFTATSVEMNPAAVDSYTFDGEITSYEVTSGYEVAVELDGEATTFAEIVGEDGSSGDSDAGSDSDSGSDGGDDQQHKVLVIDGTGDAQSVAKYQFSVTGTAEYDAGRSDTSEGLPWDKMTDHVDDGRVVGVVGNGKDAFRFTGSLDSISVDGNAGVKILEV, from the coding sequence ATGGCACGTCGCCAGGAAGAGAGTGAGAGTCGGAAGGAACGGCTTATCGAGAGACGGTCGCTGCTGAAGGCGGTCGGTGGGACGGCGGCCGCGGTCGGCGCCACGAGTTTCCTCGGCTCCGCCGGGGCACAGGAGACCGGCGGGAGCGCGGTCGACTTCACGGACACGACCGTGGACCTGGGCAAGCAGGGCCTGAGCAACGGCGACCTGATCGACCCCTACCTCGACGAGCACCTCTCGTCGGGAACGGAGGTCCGGATCCCGGCCGGCGAGTACGAGTTCGAGGGCGAGGGCCTCGGCGGCAGCTACGAGAACGCCGCCCTGGTCGGCTCGACCGACGGCGTCGTCTTCAATCGGCCGGCCCCCGAGGAGCTCGTCCGCCCGGACGTCACCGCAGAGAGCGGGACGGTCCGGCTGGAGAACATCACGCTGAAAGGGAAGAAGGGCCAGGAGCAGTCCCGCTGGCGCGTCGGCGCGAACGAGGGCGCGCGGATGGAACTCGTCAACGTCAACATGCCCGACGGGACCGTCGACGGCTCCGACTCCACGGGGATCTACGCCGGCGACGACCACGCGGGCACGCTGTGGGTCCGCAACTGTTACTTCTCGATGTTCGGGAACGTGGCCTGCTACGTCTCCGACCCCTACAAGGGCGGCAACGGGGCCGTCATCGTCGAGAACTGTGACTTCGTCAACACCGGGATGTCCGCGGTCCGCCTCGGGCCCGACGGCAGCGTGGTGCGCGACTGTTACTTCGAGGCGACGGAGAAGGCCCCCGGCGGCAACACCGGCTGGAACCAGCGCGGTATCAAGATCGGTGACCCCGGATCGGACATCACCATCGAGAACTGCGACTTCAACTGGTCCGACACCGGCGCGATGGCGGTCAAGTTCGACGAGGACGGCCAGGACGGCGGCGGCGTCCTCCGGAACCTCCGTGTCGCCAACGACGGCGGCACCACGTTCTCCGTCGAGTGGGACATCGAGGGCAACTGGAGCGGCGAGAACATCCACCTCACCGGCGACGCCGACCACTACGCACCGGACCACTTCGAGACGGTCACCGGATCGAACGCGGAGTCGCCCAACACCGACTACTCGATCTGGAAGCCGATCGGCGAGAACGTCGAACCCAGCGGCCCCGGCGCCGGCGCGGGATCGGGCTCAGACGACGGTGGCTCCGACTCCGAGGACGGCTCGGACGCCGAGCAGGAGCCCCTCGAACACTCGATCGTCCTGCAGGCGAGCGAGGACAACCCCGACACGAACTGTAACGCCCGGTTCACGACGACCGGCCCGATCCAGTTCGCCGACGAGGCCGAACCCAACACCGACGAAATCACGGAGAACGAGGACGGCACCTTCACCGCGACGAGCGTCGAGATGAACCCCGCCGCGGTCGACTCGTACACCTTCGACGGCGAGATCACCAGCTACGAGGTCACGAGCGGCTACGAGGTCGCGGTCGAACTCGACGGCGAGGCGACCACCTTCGCCGAGATCGTCGGCGAGGACGGGTCGAGCGGCGACTCGGACGCCGGCAGCGACTCGGACTCCGGTTCGGACGGCGGCGACGACCAGCAGCACAAGGTCCTCGTCATCGACGGCACGGGCGACGCCCAGAGCGTGGCCAAGTACCAGTTCTCCGTGACCGGCACCGCCGAGTACGACGCCGGTCGCTCGGACACGAGCGAGGGGCTCCCCTGGGACAAGATGACCGACCACGTCGACGACGGGCGCGTCGTCGGCGTCGTCGGCAACGGCAAGGACGCCTTCCGGTTCACCGGGAGCCTGGACTCGATCAGCGTCGACGGCAACGCCGGCGTGAAGATCCTGGAGGTCTGA
- a CDS encoding alkaline phosphatase family protein, with translation MQTLLLGLDGACLPVLEPLIEDGTVPTLGSLSRGGYADGLTSQLPPWTPSAWPSLYTGVNPGKHGVYGFLSFEGYDWTVVDRSDVDEFAIWELLDHQGHDSVVVNVPVTHPPRPIDGAVVPGYVAPENPTTVPEDALAMADAPDYEIYPPKAHEVSRDEQVAAFERLARSRGRVFENLVAEVDPAFGFLEFQVTDTVFHERPGDWEAVESVYAAVDETISRVLDVCEPRNVLVVSDHGIGEYAGYEFRANDFLRERGDVTATAEAEGMPSWDSIARNQLRNGHNPDEHEPGLLERAVATAARVGVTSQRIERVLEPLGLADAVTAIAPTDAIRAGTEQVDFRASKAYVRDRIELGVRINLAGREPDGVVQPEEYDAVRAELIDALSAVETPEGRPVFQSVYPREEVYEGPHLEDAPDIVLEPAGFEHFLSGALRGEQFDAPREPWNHKRTGLLIATGEDVSPEAMETADRPHIFDVAPTVLATFGVPPGDRMDGRALPLVERLDSQPYPEFNARDIRQRDSGTVEQHLANLGYLEDV, from the coding sequence ATGCAGACTCTCTTGCTCGGGCTCGACGGTGCCTGCCTGCCGGTGCTCGAACCTCTGATCGAGGACGGCACCGTCCCGACGCTGGGATCGCTCTCTCGCGGGGGGTACGCCGACGGCCTCACCTCGCAGTTGCCCCCCTGGACGCCCAGCGCCTGGCCCTCGCTGTACACGGGCGTCAACCCCGGCAAACACGGTGTCTACGGCTTTCTCTCGTTCGAGGGCTACGACTGGACCGTCGTCGACCGCTCCGACGTCGACGAGTTCGCGATCTGGGAACTGCTGGACCACCAGGGCCACGACTCGGTGGTGGTGAACGTGCCGGTCACCCACCCGCCGCGCCCGATCGACGGGGCGGTCGTCCCGGGCTACGTCGCGCCGGAGAACCCGACGACGGTCCCCGAGGACGCGCTCGCGATGGCCGACGCCCCGGACTACGAGATCTACCCGCCGAAAGCACACGAGGTCTCGCGGGACGAGCAGGTGGCCGCCTTCGAGCGACTGGCCCGCTCGCGCGGTCGCGTCTTCGAGAACCTGGTCGCGGAGGTCGACCCCGCCTTCGGCTTCCTGGAGTTCCAGGTGACCGACACCGTTTTCCACGAACGGCCCGGCGACTGGGAGGCCGTCGAGTCCGTCTACGCCGCCGTCGACGAGACCATCTCCCGGGTCCTCGACGTCTGCGAGCCGCGGAACGTGCTCGTGGTCAGCGACCACGGGATCGGCGAGTACGCCGGGTACGAGTTCCGGGCCAACGACTTCCTCCGCGAACGGGGCGACGTGACGGCGACCGCGGAGGCCGAGGGGATGCCCTCCTGGGACAGCATCGCGCGCAACCAGCTCCGGAACGGCCACAATCCCGACGAGCACGAACCGGGCCTCCTCGAGCGGGCGGTGGCGACGGCGGCCCGGGTCGGCGTGACCAGCCAGCGGATCGAACGCGTGCTGGAGCCGCTCGGCCTCGCCGACGCGGTCACAGCAATCGCGCCGACCGACGCCATCAGGGCGGGCACCGAACAGGTCGACTTCCGGGCCTCGAAGGCGTACGTGCGCGACCGGATCGAACTCGGCGTCCGGATCAACCTCGCCGGCCGGGAGCCCGACGGCGTCGTCCAGCCCGAGGAGTACGACGCCGTCCGCGCCGAGTTGATCGACGCGCTCTCCGCGGTCGAGACCCCGGAGGGTCGGCCCGTGTTCCAGTCCGTCTACCCCCGCGAGGAGGTCTACGAGGGGCCACACCTCGAGGACGCGCCCGATATCGTGCTCGAGCCCGCGGGGTTCGAGCATTTCCTCTCGGGTGCGCTCCGCGGCGAGCAGTTCGACGCACCCCGCGAACCCTGGAACCACAAGCGGACCGGCCTCCTGATCGCGACCGGCGAGGACGTGTCGCCGGAGGCCATGGAGACCGCAGACCGTCCGCACATCTTCGACGTCGCGCCGACGGTGCTCGCTACCTTCGGCGTCCCGCCCGGCGACCGCATGGACGGGCGAGCGCTCCCGCTGGTCGAACGGCTCGACAGCCAACCGTACCCCGAGTTCAATGCACGAGACATCAGACAGCGCGACAGCGGCACCGTCGAACAGCACCTGGCCAACCTCGGATACCTCGAGGACGTCTGA
- a CDS encoding lipid II:glycine glycyltransferase FemX, with amino-acid sequence MTRTVPPARWNEFCDVAPAATPFHRYEALTVLAERSGATLHPFVGYQDGSPVGLFPVFERSRGPVSTLFSPVPDLKVPYLGPVLFDLGDGSPSDRERRRWAFLDASLSCFESRFEPRYVHVRTTPNFADPRPFVWRGFDLVPRHSYVVDLTPGPEALLDSFSSDARRNVRDPPDTVEIREGGHDAIERIVRRVTARHEEQGETYLVTPEYVSELYDALPDGVVRPYEVVLEDRAVGGMVTLEAGDTIYRWQGGAKPDVDAPVNDLLDWAIMREAIDRGIERYDLVGANEQRLTDYKAKFAPDLVTFHSLVASTRPMNLASTLYKRLR; translated from the coding sequence TTGACGCGCACGGTCCCGCCGGCCCGCTGGAACGAGTTCTGTGACGTCGCTCCCGCGGCGACTCCCTTCCACCGCTACGAGGCCCTGACCGTCCTCGCCGAGCGGTCGGGCGCGACCCTGCACCCGTTCGTCGGCTACCAGGACGGCAGTCCCGTCGGCCTGTTCCCCGTCTTCGAGCGGTCCCGCGGCCCGGTATCGACGCTGTTCTCCCCGGTCCCCGACCTGAAGGTCCCGTATCTCGGCCCGGTCCTCTTCGACCTCGGGGACGGCTCGCCGTCCGACCGCGAGCGGCGCCGGTGGGCCTTCCTCGACGCCTCGCTGTCCTGTTTCGAATCGCGGTTCGAACCCCGCTACGTCCACGTCCGGACGACTCCGAACTTCGCCGACCCCCGCCCGTTCGTCTGGCGCGGGTTCGACCTCGTGCCGCGCCACTCCTACGTGGTCGATCTGACCCCGGGCCCCGAGGCCCTGCTCGACTCGTTCAGCAGCGACGCCCGCCGGAACGTGCGCGACCCGCCCGACACCGTCGAGATCCGCGAGGGCGGCCACGACGCCATCGAGCGGATCGTCCGCCGGGTCACCGCCCGCCACGAGGAACAGGGCGAGACCTACCTCGTCACTCCCGAGTACGTGAGCGAGCTCTACGACGCCCTGCCCGACGGCGTCGTCCGGCCCTACGAGGTCGTCCTCGAGGACCGCGCCGTCGGCGGGATGGTGACGCTGGAGGCCGGCGACACGATCTACCGGTGGCAGGGCGGGGCCAAGCCCGACGTCGACGCGCCGGTCAACGACCTGCTGGACTGGGCGATCATGCGCGAGGCGATCGACCGCGGGATCGAGCGGTACGACCTCGTCGGCGCGAACGAGCAGCGACTCACGGACTACAAGGCCAAGTTCGCGCCCGATCTCGTGACCTTCCACAGCCTGGTCGCCAGCACGCGCCCGATGAACCTGGCGTCGACGCTGTACAAACGGTTGCGTTGA